tagatctccttgcagtcgaagactctcaagagtcttctccaacaccgcaattcaaaagcatcaattctttggcactcagctttctttatagtccaactcacacatccatacatgactactggaaaaaccatagccttgactagatggacctttgttggccaagtaatgtctctgctttttaatatgctgtataggttggtcataacttttcttccaaggaatagaAATAGACAAAAAATTCCCAAAGATACTAGGCTAGGTATTTGGATATACTATGGTGTTATTACAAAcagaagaaaactcagaaaagagtgaaaatatccataaaaattatacatttagTTTCAAACATGGTGGGCTTGAGCATCTAGCAGGACAcccaagtgagtgaaagtcattcagtagtgtccgactctttgtgaccccatggactaacatgtccatgcaattctccaggccagaatactggaatgggtagcctttcccttctccaggggatcttcccaacccagggatagaatccaggtctcccacattgcaggcggattctttaccagctgagccaccaggggacatCCAAAAGCGTACAATTGGGCAAATGCCTAACTAAGGCTAAAGTGctttgttggatggcatcattgactcaatggacatgagtttgagcaaacttcaggagatagttaagcacagggaagcctggtgtgctgcagtccataggggtggtaaagagtccaacatgacttagcaactaaacaacaaagactaAAAGTAAGAAGAGAGGTCAGAACATAAGAAGGTTTGAGAATTGTTTCCATAGAGATTAAAGCCATGGGATTAGGTAAACTCAAcaagagaaagtaaaagaaaaagagcagaaggtagaaaaataattgggaaattcCCCAAATTGTGAGTATTGTACTTAGGATAATCTCTTAAACCCGATCGTCACTAAAATGAGCTCCAATGATTTTTCTCAGACCCCTCACAATTACTAGGGGACCAAAAATTCCTCCAGCCAAAGTTGAACTCTATCCCACAAGGTAGACATTCCTTGACCTCAGCAGTGACAAAGAACTTGgaaatttattaaaatgtgttttctatggaattaaaaaatcttatttagaCAATACAATAGACAGAAATACTTCCTCTAATTTTATATCAAATCACATTGCAAGAAGAATTATATGCCAGCATTCTAAGTTAGACTTGAAAAATCATTCTTTCATCTTTAATAAGCCACTGTAAATATAAGCAAACATGGAATTAATACAGAGCAATTCTGAGCTTATCCTTACATGGCAAAATTctcattccctttctttcttctctctccataaCCGTCAGGTTAGCCTAATTCAGGTGTAACTCTCCAATGGTCACCCTCACACTGAGATATATTCCAAGGAAAGATTCATCATGACTTCTCACAAAGATACTAGAGACAgacaaaaaaaatcccaaaagtaGTAAACTAGATGTTTGGATAAACTATGGTGTTACtacaaacagaagaaaaactcagaaaatagtggaaatattcataaaaattataCACTCAGTTTTACTCATTCTTAACTCCTTTTTAAGTATCTCAACCCCAATATGCTCTAACTTGTCAAAGTTAGtggtaatataaaatttatattataccATAAAGATGCATAAAACATAAAGATGTCTTTTAACTAAATAGATTTTTAATTGGCAGGATTATGTGACACTAAGCTAACAAGCTACAATCACCCAGAAATATTAACTAATATATTCTCAAAAGTAAAAGTATAACCGAGGTTATAATTTTTAAGCAGAATAAAACAAGTTATCAGATACTAATTTTATACAGATGACTGCTactaatgttttttaaatatcaCAACTATGTCACTGACATTGATTCAGTCAAAATATTGACTGTTTCTACCATGGCCACAAGACCTCCTCGTGTTCCCTTTGGTACCCACTTTTtctctcatcagttcagttcagttcagttgctcagtcatgtccgactctttgcgaccccatggactgcagcacaccaggcctcccggtccatcaccaactcccggagtttactcaaactcatgctcatcgagtcaatgataccatccaaccatcacaccCATTTTTCCTTTCATAGCCACACCCACTTTCTTCCTATCCTATTCTTCTCTAAACCTTTGGCAACCGTGACCAACCAGGTTCTCCATTTCTATAAATTTATCATTTCAAGATTTATGTTATATTAATTAATAGAAGCATACACAGTATAACATTGTATCTTCTATTTCTTGgctgaggttttctttttaaaaaatttgtttcacACGCTTGTAATTGCTCAGTGAAGAATTTCTACAATGGCTGCTTTGAAATCTTTGTCAAATGATTCTAACACCTCTGTCATGTAACATGTATTTCTTGTCCTTTTTGCACTGAATTTGAGATCTTCTTTATTCTTCatataaaaagtgattttttttaaaacctgggaACTTTGCAAATTATATTATGAGACTCTAGATTTTATTTAAACCTTTTGTTTAGCTACTTTTCTTTGATATTGCTCTGCCTGGAGGAACAAGTCTACTCACTGCTGAGTGAGGGTTATTGTTTTGCTTCCCCTCATGGTCTCACCTGACAGGCAAGGGTGtgtgggttagtcactcagttgtgttcaactctttgcgaccctgtggacagtagcctgccaggctccactgtccatgggattattcaggcaagaatgctggagtgggttgtcattccctttttcaggggatctcccttacacagggattgaacctgggtctcctgaattgcaggcagatgctttaccatctgagccaacaggcaATGGGTGTCAGTCATTGCAAGCGGACAATGATAAGAGGCTTGATTCCCCTTAAGTCCTCCTCTGACATGACCTCATGGAGGGCAAGGACTCCCTCATTACTGATGGGTATTGATGGAAGTTCAGGCTTCCTCAATGGCCTCTCAGCACGTAGGGAGCTCTTGTCACCCAGCAAGAATCAAAGCCCTGACTCTACATAGCACTCTCTGATTCCACTTTTACCAGAGAAAGTATTGGGGCAATCATTACATCCCGTGAGGGAGGGAGTCTAAGGATTCCTGTTTGAACTTTGCTGTCATGGAGGGGGAGCTACAGGTTTTCCCTGGGGTTGGTCTATGGTACGGTGGTTATTGTACCAAAATTTTCTGTCTTACTAGGCTGCGCCTTTCCTGGTCCTTGGACTAAAAAAAAGTTGACttgttttttcagctttattgaatcACGCGCAAGTgcatggtcagtcactcagtcatgtccgactctttgcaagcctgtggcctatagcccaccaagctcctctgtccgtggaattctccaggcaataatactggattgggttgccatttccttctctgggagaccttcctgacccagggattgaacccacatctcttagatctcctgcactgatagatggattctttaccactgagccaactttttgttgttgttgttgttgttgttgatgacAAAAACCTTATGATAGGATAAGGGCTCTGAACAGTCCAATCCAATGTGGCTCTTTGGctgattaagaaaaataaaatctgtaaagaCACTGAAAACCCaaacttttattctatttttatattaagcCAGCACACAGAAGGACTTCAAACACTAAAAGAAGAGTTCTTAATACCAATAAGATTTTGTTTGAGGTGTATTTATTCTGTAAGGTGTTCTCTGACCCCTCTACTCTTCTGGATACCCCTAAATCCACAGTACTCATGTGGTCCCCATCCTCAGTGAAATAGGTCCAGTAGTATATAGGCTCCAGTACTGGAGCCAGAGACTTGGCATGAAATCGTGTCTCTCACTCTGAGTGATCATAAAAGAGTTCCTTAAACTTCAGTCATCCTTTCCTTATCTGCAAGATAAGCACAGCACTACCTGTCTTTAAGGGCAGATGAGAGAGGAGATACTGGCTGTAAATTTCCTAATAAGTAATTGGTGCTCAATATCATCTGTGTTATTACTGGTATTCTGGTTGCTATCgcaatctgtttctctttttgtaaGTAGCCCACAGGCAGAAATACAGATTAAGTGTCAGAATGTAAGAAGTTGCTAGGCTTGCGATATTATGTCATTGATTGATTGAAGGACTGGTAGCTGTGGACCACTTACGAATTTCTGTTCCATTTACCCTGTGGATGACTGGAAATGAGTCCTAAAAACTGGACTCAGGTAACAGGGTTTGTCCCCCTGGGTTTCCCCAGGAGCCATATCCTGCAGTTTCTGTTTTCCTAAGGCCGCTGGTGGTCTACGTTGTAACTACCACAGGCAACCTACTCATCACTGGATTCAGCTGGATGGACCAACGCCTGCACACACAGGTGTCCTTCTTCTTGTGGACCCTGTCCTTTCTGTAGCTGCTGCTCATGTCCGTTGTGGTTCCCAAGATGCTTGTCATCCTCCCAGTGGACCACTCCATCTCATTCGCCAGCTGCATCATCCAGTCCTACCTCTATTTCCTTGTAGGCACCACTGACTTCTTCCTCTTAGCTGTCATGCCTCTGGATCATTTCCTGGCAATCTGTAGACCTCCTGGCCAGCTGGGTTTCTCTGTGTCCTTTGCCCCTCCATCCTCATGGCCAGCCTACCGTTCTGTGGCCCCAGTGGTATTGTTCACTTCTCTTGGGACAGTTGGCCCTCCCTGAGGCTCTCTTGTGGAGACAATTGCCCACTGGAGCTGCTGGCTTTCGTGCTATCCGCATCAGTGTCGCTGGGCTCACTGGCACTGACCTCAATTTCCTATACCTGCATTCTTTCCCCTGTTCTCAGGGCCCCCACAACAGCAGAGTGAAAGGAAGCGTTCTTCATTTGTGCTTCACACCTTACAGTGGTGATCATTTCTCATAGCAGCTCCATTTTTCTCAACATCCGTCTGCCAGAGACTCAGTCCATGCTGTTCAACAAAGGGGCCTCGGTCCTGAACTATATCACCATGCCCCTCCTGAAACTGGTCATCTTCAGTCTCTGCAATGAGAAGGTGAAGTGAGCCCTGAGAGATGCCCTCAGGTGGAACTGACCCGTGGCTGCGAGACACCATGAGGGTCACATGTAAAAGGACATATTCCTACTAGATTGGGCAAATATTTGAAGTTCAGGTCACACAGGCAATACCTTGTACTTTTCTCACATAATGAAATAGGTCTTCATAAATATGCAATGTGGAGATCAGCCTTCACTTTCCTCCCTCGAATCTTCCTTATGCTTCCACCTTCACACAGAGAAAGCTGATCCATTTGGTCAAATTTCAAACCTCTGGTGATGACATGTTTCTTTTGAGGTGCTTAAACATTTAGCCTCCATTCATGGAGGCTGCTCCTCTTTTTCCTCACATGTGTGTgccttagttcagttcaattcagtcgctcagttgtgtccaactctttgcgaccccatgaaccgcagcacgccaggtctccctgtccatcaccaactcccagagtccacccaaacccatgtccatcaagtcggtgatgccatccaaccatctcatcctctgtcatccccttctcctcctgccctcaatctttcccagcatcagagtcttttcaaatgagtcagctcttcgcatcaggtggccaaagtactggacacaactgagcgactgaactgaagatcaacTCACTGTTCTAAGCTCCAAATACTGTCACTACCCTGTGGGCAACTTCAGCCGTAACAGTCTATTATGGGAACAAGGGTTATTAAGGATTTTTGTAGGAACAGTGAGAGGAGGGTGTCAGCATTTTGCTTATTGCTTTACCAGCTGTGCTGTACCAATTATTTCAGCTAACCCTAGAAAATACATCCCCCAACACTCCCCTCctagaagaaagaaatgatagaCATACTCCACCTGTCAAGTATCTtcaaaatactgtttttattattaaaatctcTTTCGTTTTCTCAGCCTCCTAAATTCCAGTGCAAGtcattgtgtgctaagtcacttcagccacgtccgactctttgcatccctagggactgtagcccgccagtctcctctggccatgggattctccaggcgagaatattagactgtgccctcctacaggggatcttcccaacccagggatcaaacccaggtcacttAGGTCTCCTGTGTTTGCAGGCTGGTTCTGTACCACTGGCACTCCCTGGGAAGCCAATGCAAGTACATGCTACCTGAGCTCTTAGCATATACCAATAGACATTCTAACACTGAGTAAGTCATTTGCTTCCCTTATTACCTCTGTACTCTTCCAGAACTTCTGCCACTCTACTCTGACAAAAAGAAGAACCCTTCAGTAGTACAAAGGGAAAATAGTCTATGAACAATAAGCTGAAGCATTTGGATTCCCTCCTTAAATCATGGTTTCATTAATCTTTCTAATCCAAAGGCTTCCTAATGAGACTCATAGataaatacacagagaaaacacagaaacaaagaagACACCTATTAGTTTTGATTCTTTTGATCTTTTATCAAGATAATAGTCATGAAATTTGGGTTTGGCAGAGTGAAaggattttctgtttttctttaatgtctCTTTGACACACTGGGATCTAGGCCTGATTACATACCAGAACATAGAGTTTCGCCTGTGAAGGTCctggtcagaaagagaaagagcaaaatattaaaaggaaacaaaagaatacACAGGTGAAGGAGGTAGAGGGTCAGAGGGGTGTCTCCATATTCCTTCACCGCATTGCCTCTGAGAACAGAATAAGGGGGATGCCGAAGGCAGAAGCCCTCTTCCTGCTCAAATTTAGGGCATTGAATGAACTGGTCCTACAGGCTGTCCACAAACCAACGTGGTATGTGGTCATGTGAAAGTCATCTGAGAGAGGCAGGGTAGTAAGGCAAAGGATGGGCTGGCAATATCACTTTTCAAGCACCCTCAATTTCCTTGTGATAATGGATGGACCCCAAGATCCTGTATGCTAACGAGGAGGGATACAGTTGGGGTCTGAGCTGACAGTAAGTGAATGTGTCCAAGGTTCACAGTGGCCAGGGGTCACATGATTAAGCTCTGTGGGGTGAAAAATTTGGCCTAGGAATGGGTGGAGAAAGAGCAACAGACACAATGGGATCTATGACCCAAACCAGGGAATTAGGTGAGactaagcctcttgatgaaagtgaaagaggaaagagaaaaagttggcttaaagcttaacattcagaaaactaagatcatggcatccggtcccatcacctcatgggaaatagatggggagacagtggaaacagtgtcagactttattttggggggctccaaaatcactgtggatggtgactgcagccatgaaattaagacgcttactccttggaaggaaagttatgaccaacctagatagcatattaaaaagcagagacattattttgccaacaaaggctcatctggtcaaggctatggtttttccagtggtcatgtatggatgtgagagttggactgtgaagaaagctgagcaccaaaaaattgatgcttttgaactgtggtgttggagaagactctcgagagtcccttggactgcaaagagatccaaccagtccatcctaaaggagatcagtcctgggtgttcattggaaggactgatgctgaagctgaaactccagtactttggccacctcatgcaaagagttgacttattggaaaagaccctgaggctgggagggcttgagggcaggaggagaagggggcaacagaggatgagatggctggatggcatcaccgactcgatgggcatgagtttgagtaaactctgggagttggtgatggacagggaggcctggcatgctgcgattcatggggttgcaaagagtcggacacaactgagcgactgaactgaactgaagctccaatggGAGCTTCACCCAGCCTGACCAAACAGAGGAACCAAATGTCAGCCTGTCAGTCACAGACTTCAGCATTGGGGTCAGCAGAACATTCAGACATGGAGTTACTCTGGTGTGTCCAGTCACAAGCCCAGAAAGCAGCCCAGGTCAGCCACTCTGTAGCAGAAGACGCTGCGTGCATGCGAGGCCTCAGTCTCACTTCAGCCCCATGGGGTCAAGTAAACTGCCCTCCTCCTTTGTGCACTTTGGTATCACTTTACAAAAtgccagggcttccccggtggctgagtgataaacaatccacctgccaatgcaagacacgggttcgatccctggtcagggaagttcccatAGCGGTGTAACAACTAAACCCATGTACCACatctcctgagcctgtgctctagaacctgagCACTGCAGCTGCTAAAGCCTGCATGCCCtgcagcccgtgctctgcaataagagacgccgctgcaatgagaagcctgtgcaccacaactagagaatagcccccaggCGCCACAAGTAtcgaaaagcccatgcagcaatgaagaaccaacacagccataaataaataaattttttttttttaaaggacaaaatTGGAAAGAAGGAGAGGCCAGAATTCTAAAGGACTGAGttattttctggggaaaaaaaaaaagaccatttctTTTACAGAACTATTTGACTTTATACATAAAAGTAAATGTACTAGACTTGCCTAAATTTTAGCTATTTCCCCCTATTATTGGCTAGAGGACATGTTTAAGAAAATTATATCCATTGTTGAGAAATAAAGCTACATTTTATTTGCACATATAGCTTGTATAATTAAAGTTTGCTACAAGTTCAGAATATAAAACAAAGAGAATTAGATTTTTTGCTACTAAATTAACATGCATTGAAAGAGGACTCTGACTTAACATCTCCTGATTctgaaattctttttccattaaaatacaCTCTCTATAAACAGTTTGTTTGCTCTATGCTGTCATGTCTTCTCTTAGAATATCCCAACTTCCTCTTTCAAGTCTGACCCATGATCTAGGCCCTGTTTGCCTTGTGGAGGGGAACTACACTTAGAGTAATTTACTTACTAATTTAATTTAATCAATTTACTTAGTAAGTTAATCAGTcagttaatttaattaatttactcaCTAAGCAATGGATAATGACTTAATGCTAAGATCACAGACACATGTCATCCTCATCTCATCCCACATCCATGGAGGGTATCACTGATGGATTAAACACATTCAAGAAATTAAACAAGCATTGCTTTGCTTAGTTTTAAAGTTGATTCTTAGATATGGAAGTGAATTTAAAAATGCACAGGTCTTCTGACATAGATGAGAAGCCGACTGATTACCTTGGTGACAGGAAATGCAGGAGCCTGGATCAAGGAGTTAGGGTACTGGGGGGAAACAGAGATGATGAAGGAGAAGGCCAGAgtcatttctccacaccctcttaaTTTGAAGTAGAGCTACTAGGTGCgcttatgtattattttatatcacTCTTTATTTAGCGACCAGAGGATAATCTATCTTCCCACTTTATATCCCAATTTTGCATTCTTTCCTGGGTTTCAGATGtttgcactcagtcatgtccgactctctgcgacgccatggactgtagcctgccaggctcctctgtccatggaattctccaggcaagaatactagagtgcgttgccattcaTATGCTCTCATATCTGAGAGTCTTAGATAGTATCAAGAACTTGGGctcagaagttaaataaacagaaaaatttcagaaacaaGCTCTGAGGCtttaagtaaattatttaatGTCTCTAACCTGCAACTGATTGACTTTTGAAATGCAGAAGGTACCAACTTCATaagaatgttgaatgaatgaaagtaaacaataaaactaaatcacttggtgcaatgcctggcacacagtaagctcTCTTAACAAATACTACTTAACGATGGGGATGACCATGACTTTAAGAAattgtgagaaagaaagaaatttgcccAAGATGATTCCCTTTCTCTTCATCAACAATAAATTCAAGCAGCCTCCTGAAATCATGATTTGACTTCTGACATTTATTTTAACCTACAGATCCCTCCTGTTTCCTGGAAGTTTAGAATTATTTTGAGCTCCTCAAATGTATTTTGTGTCAAAGaagcaaaatcagaaaagaaaacccagaTGCACCACCTCCATGCATACTGAAGTTTGAATGTTCTCAGCAGGGCCAACATCATAGGGGAAAGTGCCATCAGAGCTAAACATCATTTCCATGTAGCTCTTGAGGCTTTTTCTCTAGGGGAAACTTGAGAGAAGTTCTCAattccactttcttttttaaaaatttgtatttatttatttatttttggctgtgccgggtcttcactgccacacaggcttttctctagttgtggagagtgggggttATTCTCTCGTTGGCggagcatgggcttctctttgcagtgacttctcttgtcaGCACTTGGGCTtccatagttgtggcatgtgtgctgagtagttgcagctcccaggctctggagcacaggctcaataattgtggtgcatgggcttagttgctccacagcatgcgggatcttcacagatcagggatctaacccttgtctcctgcattggcaggcagatcctttaccaacaGGGAAGCACTCAATTCCATTTTCTAGCTTTGTTAAAAGTTCAGGTCAGCAGAACTGAGCTGAGGTTAAAACAGTAAAGAAGCAAGAGACTCACTAGTAGCTCTGGCTACttcatggggcttctcaggtgggttGCTACACTGAAGCAGAGCTCGGATTCTCCCTGCTTCTGCTCATCTGGAGGTCAGGGCTCCAGGGGACCCAGAAGGTCCTTTTGCCTCCTCCGCAGCTTCTTCATGGCCATGATCACTTCCTTGTTTCTCAGGGTATAGATGGCAGGATTCAGCATGGGAGTGACCATGGTGTACAGCACAGAGACCACCTTGTCCATGGGGAATGTCCGAAATGGCCGTGCATAGATATAGACACAAGGCACGAAGATTAAGGTGACCACCGCCACATGGGAGGCACAGGTGGACAGGGCTTTGCTTCGGCCCTCCCGAGAGTGGCTTCGGAGCATGACTAGCAGCGCTGTGTAGGATCCCAGGAGCACCAGAAAACACATCAGCGTCA
Above is a genomic segment from Cervus elaphus chromosome 2, mCerEla1.1, whole genome shotgun sequence containing:
- the LOC122706369 gene encoding LOW QUALITY PROTEIN: olfactory receptor 6T1 (The sequence of the model RefSeq protein was modified relative to this genomic sequence to represent the inferred CDS: inserted 2 bases in 2 codons; substituted 3 bases at 3 genomic stop codons) encodes the protein MSPKNWTQVTGFVPLGFPRSHILQFXVFLRPLVVYVVTTTGNLLITGFSWMDQRLHTQVSFFLWTLSFLXLLLMSVVVPKMLVILPVDHSISFASCIIQSYLYFLVGTTDFFLLAVMPLDHFLAICRPXWPAGFLCVLCPSILMASLPFCGPSGIVHFSWDSWPSLRLSCGDNCPLELLAFVLSASVSLGSLALTSISYTCILSPVLRAPTTAEXKEAFFICASHLTVVIISHSSSIFLNIRLPETQSMLFNKGASVLNYITMPLLKLVIFSLCNEKVKXALRDALRWN